The DNA window GCCTGCGCCGCTTCGCACCCGGCGAACGCGTCAGCACCGCCCCGGCCGCCGCCTCGGTCACGTTCTTCCTGATCAGCGTCGTCTCCACGGCGATCGCCCTGCTCGGGGTGGCGCTCAACTACGCGGCGACCGGCGCCGTACACCTGGCCCTGCTCGGTCCCGCCCCGGCCCCGTTCGCCCCGATCGCCGGAGTGGGCGCCGCCCTGCTGGTGATCGGCCTCGCCTTCAAGGTCGCCGCGGTCCCGTTGCACGCCTGGGCGCCGGCCACCTACGACGGCGCCCCGGTGCCGGTGGCCGCCTACCTGTCGACCGCCTCCAAACTCGGCGGCGTCCTCGCCCTGGCCGCAGTCGTGTCCCGCCTCGACACCCGCGCCGTCGTCATCCTGCTCGCCATCCTGACCATGACGATCGGCAACCTGGTCGCGCTCCGGCAGTCCCGCATGGTGCGCCTGCTCGCCTGGTCCTCGATCGCCCAGGCCGGCTACATCCTGGCCGCCCTGGCGCTCGGCGAACCCGGTGTGGTGGCCGCCCTCGCGTACGCCGCCTTCTTCGTCGTCCTCGAACTGATCGCCTTCGGCGTGGTGGTGTCCCTGCGCCGCCCGGGCGCCGACGGCGGTGCGATCGACGATTACCGGGGCGCCGCCCGTCGCCGTCCCTGGCTCGGCGCCGCACTGGTCCTGGCCCTGGCCGGCCTGGCCGGTCTGCCACCCGGGCTGGCAGGCTTGTTCGCGAAGCTCTCCGTGGTGGACGCCCTGGTCGACGCGAACTGGACCTGGCTGGCCGGCATCGTGGTACTGAACGCGGTGATCGCCCTGGCGTACTACGTCCGCGTCTCCGCCGCCCTCTACACGGTTCCGGCCCGGGTGGGCCTGTCCGTGGCTGACCCGGCCCTCGTGAACGCGGCGGTGAACCCCCGGCTACCGGTCCCGCGCCCGGTGGCGGTGACGCTGGTGGCGGCGGTCGCGGTAGCGGTGGCGCTGGGGTTCGCGCCCCAGCTCCTCTTCGACGCCCTCTCCTGATCTCGCATCTCCGCGTGTGCAGTTCAGGCGCGCTCCGCACCCGAACTACACATGCCGGACCAGCACTGAGCGCCGGCCGGTCCGGCCGGTCCGGCCGGTCCGGCTGGTGGTGAGTGTTGTTGCGCTGGGTGCCGGCTGGTCCGGCTGGTGCACAGTGCTGTTGGATCGTCCGGTGACAGCGCTGGGAGCCAGCTCACGCCGGCCGGCTGGCTTTCAGTGCTGTCACAGGCCGGTTGGACGACGCTGAGCGCCAGCGGGCACGCGAGGTTCCACGATCCACGGCCCGCCGGCCCAGCCCGACCGCCCGGCCCAGCCCGACCGCCCGGCCCGCCGGCAGCCGCCGGCAGCCGCCGAGGACGGCGTATGGAGCGCCCGGGACTACAGCGCCTCCCGCACGAGGCCCGCCAGGCCGGCCAGCGCGATCGACCACACGATGATCAGGGCGGATATCTTGAACACCCTCCGGC is part of the Actinoplanes missouriensis 431 genome and encodes:
- a CDS encoding NADH-quinone oxidoreductase subunit N — protein: MSSQAVGHFALIPLYMAAGTAILALLADLFTGRRAVTAGVTLLGTLATAAGALLTNGADPTFCAAGGCSWIPSGAAATTAVLFAGLTAGVLAFSLPALRLGVAPAGEFCFLLACSMTGGVTVAYAGDLITLIVGLETLTLPLYVLVGLRRFAPGERVSTAPAAASVTFFLISVVSTAIALLGVALNYAATGAVHLALLGPAPAPFAPIAGVGAALLVIGLAFKVAAVPLHAWAPATYDGAPVPVAAYLSTASKLGGVLALAAVVSRLDTRAVVILLAILTMTIGNLVALRQSRMVRLLAWSSIAQAGYILAALALGEPGVVAALAYAAFFVVLELIAFGVVVSLRRPGADGGAIDDYRGAARRRPWLGAALVLALAGLAGLPPGLAGLFAKLSVVDALVDANWTWLAGIVVLNAVIALAYYVRVSAALYTVPARVGLSVADPALVNAAVNPRLPVPRPVAVTLVAAVAVAVALGFAPQLLFDALS